In Nymphaea colorata isolate Beijing-Zhang1983 chromosome 5, ASM883128v2, whole genome shotgun sequence, one genomic interval encodes:
- the LOC116254727 gene encoding bifunctional 3-dehydroquinate dehydratase/shikimate dehydrogenase, chloroplastic-like, whose amino-acid sequence MALLCVPLVASSVEKMLLDADRAKASGADVVELRLDCLKNFQPRQDLGVLLREKKLPTIVTYRPKWDGGRTEIDEQKRLDALRLAVELGSDYVDVELKVADEFIKSISEKRPEMLKVIVSSCNYENTPSVEILTSLAAKIRSAGADIVKIATTAKDITDVSRVFQVCTSCKVPIIGLVMGDRGVISRLFASKFGGYLTYAALDGGIESAVGEPTIKKMLDVYNFRRVGRDTQIFGLIGNPVYHSKSPFVYNKAFSFLGLNAVFVHFLVDDLPSFLNVYSSPDFAGFSCTIPHKEIMCRSCDEVDPIAKAMGAVNTTIRRDGKLIGCNTDYIGAISAIEEALRAANIQGNIPGGSPVAGKLLVIMGAGGTGKALSYIAKEKGARVVIANRTYERAEKLAQAIGGQAIPLSELEDFHPEEEMILANTTSVGMYPNTGVSPIPKHALKHYILVFDAIYTPRDTQLLIDAKEAGAIIADGVEMFLRQAKGQIELYTNRSPAPMHIMEEAVLSKD is encoded by the exons ATGGCTCTGCTATGTGTTCCTCTTGTAGCTTCATCCGTGGAAAAGATGCTGCTCGATGCAGACAGGGCCAAGGCAAGTGGTGCTGATGTTGTGGAGTTGAGGTTGGACTGCCTCAAGAATTTTCAGCCTCGCCAGGACTTGGGTGTGCTGTTGAGAGAGAAGAAGCTGCCAACAATAGTTACATACAG ACCAAAATGGGATGGTGGTCGAACTGAAATTGATGAACAGAAAAGACTGGATGCACTTCGTCTGGCTGTTGAACTAGGATCTGACTATGTCGATGTGGAGCTTAAG GTAGCTGATGAATTCATAAAATCAATCTCTGAAAAGAGGCCAGAGATGCTGAAGGTCATTGTATCATCATGTAACTACGAAAATACTCCCTCTGTTGAGATTCTGACCAGCCTCGCAGCAAAAATTCGATCTGCTGGAGCTGATATAGTTAAGATTGCAACAACTGCCAAAGACATTACAGACGTGTCTCGGGTGTTTCAAGTATGCACTAGTTGCAAG GTTCCAATCATAGGACTGGTTATGGGCGATAGGGGTGTGATCTCCAGATTGTTTGCCTCAAAGTTTGGAGGATACCTTACTTATGCAGCTCTTGATGGTGGAATAGAATCAGCTGTTGGAGAACCAACAATCAAAAAAATGCTCGATGTGTATAACTTTAGGAGGGTGGGAAGAGACACCCAGATATTTGGCCTCATAGGGAATCCTGTCTACCACAGCAAATCACCATTTGTGTACAACAAAGCTTTCAGCTTTTTGGGGCTTAATGCAGTCTTTGTGCATTTTTTGGTGGATGACCTTCCAAGTTTCCTCAACGTCTATTCGTCGCCAGATTTTGCTGGATTCAG TTGCACAATTCCACATAAGGAGATCATGTGCAGATCTTGTGACGAAGTTGATCCTATTGCTAAG GCCATGGGGGCTGTAAATACGACCATCAGACGCGATGGGAAACTGATTGGTTGCAACACTGATTACATTGGTGCCATCTCTGCAATTGAAGAGGCACTAAGAG CTGCAAATATTCAAGGTAATATTCCTGGTGGCTCACCTGTTGCTGGGAAACTCCTTGTTATCATGGGAGCTGGAGGAACTGGTAAAGCACTTTCTTATATTGCCAAAGAGAAAGGAGCCAGGGTGGTCATTGCAAATCGCACTTATG AACGAGCTGAAAAGCTCGCACAGGCCATTGGTGGTCAGGCGATCCCTTTGTCTGAACTAGAAGACTTCCATCCAGAAGAAGAAATGATCCTTGCAAACACAACATCTGTCGGAATGTACCCAAATACTGGTGTATCACCAATTCCAAAG CATGCTTTGAAGCATTACATATTGGTATTTGATGCAATTTATACTCCTAGGGATACCCAACTCTTGATTGATGCAAAGGAAGCAGGAGCTATTATTGCAGATGGTGTTGAGATGTTTCTTAGACAGGCAAAGGGACAGATTGAACTCTACACCAACCGCTCTCCTG CACCAATGCATATTATGGAAGAAGCTGTGCTAAGCAAGGATTAG